The Leucobacter chromiiresistens genome has a window encoding:
- the panB gene encoding 3-methyl-2-oxobutanoate hydroxymethyltransferase, which yields MPQVTIPALEQKRERREPIVMVTAYDYPGARAAERAGVDMVLVGDSAAQVVLGYGSTVPVTTDEMLVLARAVRRGTETAFLVCDVPFGSTEVSDAQAVETSVRFAKEAGADAVKLEGGSAPRLSRIRAIVAAGIPVVAHLGLTPQTATALGGLRAQGRTGTTAARLVREARGVQEAGAFCLVVEAVPAELTALLREELRIPIIGIGAGEADGQVLVAHDLLGITEGRTAKFVKRYASIGDDAAAAIAAYADEVRSGAFPAPEHRYAATPEALEAARAELASS from the coding sequence ATGCCGCAGGTGACGATTCCCGCACTCGAGCAGAAGCGCGAGCGCCGCGAGCCGATCGTGATGGTCACGGCCTACGATTACCCCGGAGCGCGCGCCGCCGAGCGAGCCGGGGTCGACATGGTGCTCGTCGGCGACTCCGCCGCGCAGGTCGTGCTCGGCTACGGCTCGACCGTTCCCGTGACGACGGACGAGATGCTCGTGCTCGCCCGCGCCGTGCGCCGCGGCACCGAGACGGCGTTCCTCGTGTGCGATGTGCCCTTCGGGTCGACCGAGGTGTCGGATGCGCAGGCCGTCGAGACCTCCGTGCGCTTCGCGAAGGAGGCGGGTGCCGACGCGGTCAAGCTCGAAGGCGGGTCGGCGCCGCGGCTGAGCCGCATCCGCGCGATCGTCGCGGCCGGCATCCCCGTGGTCGCGCACCTGGGGCTCACCCCGCAGACGGCGACCGCGCTCGGCGGGCTGCGAGCCCAGGGCCGCACCGGGACCACCGCCGCGCGGCTCGTGCGGGAGGCGCGCGGCGTGCAGGAGGCCGGCGCGTTCTGCCTCGTCGTCGAGGCCGTGCCCGCCGAGCTCACGGCGCTGCTGCGCGAAGAGCTGCGCATCCCCATCATCGGCATCGGCGCAGGCGAGGCCGACGGGCAGGTGCTTGTGGCGCATGACCTGCTCGGCATCACCGAGGGGCGCACGGCGAAGTTCGTGAAGCGCTACGCGAGCATCGGCGACGACGCGGCCGCAGCGATCGCCGCCTACGCGGACGAGGTGCGCTCCGGAGCGTTCCCCGCCCCGGAGCACCGCTACGCGGCGACCCCCGAAGCTCTGGAGGCCGCCCGCGCCGAGCTCGCGTCGAGCTGA
- a CDS encoding ATP-dependent zinc protease family protein — MTVPDHSSTLTGWREWVKLNGIGVPWIKAKIDTGAQTSAMHATDMVEFERSGAPWVRFLVQPWQATDDDAVEVELPVHDRRTVRSSSGHAQLRPVVLMTISLAGREIEAEVTLTDREEMVFRMLIGREALRQGFIVDSNASFLGGRPPRGTRRRNRGRA, encoded by the coding sequence GTGACCGTACCCGACCATTCAAGCACTCTCACCGGGTGGCGTGAATGGGTGAAGCTGAATGGCATCGGCGTGCCGTGGATCAAGGCGAAGATCGACACCGGCGCCCAGACTTCGGCGATGCACGCGACCGACATGGTCGAGTTCGAACGCTCGGGCGCGCCGTGGGTGCGCTTCCTCGTGCAGCCCTGGCAGGCCACCGATGACGATGCCGTCGAGGTGGAGCTCCCGGTGCACGACCGGCGCACCGTGCGCAGCTCGTCGGGCCACGCCCAGCTGCGGCCCGTCGTGCTCATGACGATCTCGCTCGCGGGGCGCGAGATCGAGGCCGAGGTAACGCTGACGGATCGCGAGGAGATGGTCTTCCGCATGCTCATCGGCCGTGAGGCGCTGCGGCAGGGGTTCATCGTCGACTCGAACGCCTCCTTCCTCGGCGGCCGGCCCCCGCGCGGCACCCGGCGCCGCAACCGCGGCCGGGCGTGA
- the panC gene encoding pantoate--beta-alanine ligase produces MKIVRRLGELREEVRRARARGAERVGIVPTMGALHDGHLSLVRAARRDGDVVVMSIFVNPKQFTETADLAGYPRQEAADAVLAESAGVDVLFAPDAAELYPDGFATTVHVGGPLTQTLEASGRGPEHFDGVATVVAKLLLVSDADAAYFGQKDAQQVMVVRRMVADLGIPTRIVACPTVRDRDGLALSSRNVRLSAEERSRATAIPRALEAVEAALALGETSVEALHARAAAVLTAAGIPPEYVAFVDERTVRPVSEIADPVLCAIAARVGSVRLIDNALLTLPDPTEEH; encoded by the coding sequence ATGAAGATCGTACGGAGGTTGGGCGAGCTCCGCGAGGAGGTGCGCCGGGCGCGCGCCCGCGGGGCGGAGCGGGTCGGGATCGTGCCGACGATGGGGGCGCTGCACGACGGCCACCTCTCGCTGGTGCGCGCCGCGCGGCGCGACGGGGACGTCGTGGTCATGTCGATCTTCGTGAACCCGAAGCAGTTCACCGAGACGGCCGATCTCGCCGGGTACCCGAGGCAGGAGGCGGCCGATGCGGTGCTCGCCGAGTCCGCCGGCGTCGACGTGCTGTTCGCCCCCGACGCCGCCGAGCTCTACCCCGACGGCTTCGCGACGACGGTGCACGTCGGCGGCCCGCTGACGCAGACGCTGGAGGCGTCGGGCCGCGGGCCCGAGCACTTCGACGGCGTCGCCACGGTCGTCGCGAAGCTGCTGCTCGTCTCCGACGCGGATGCGGCCTACTTCGGGCAGAAGGACGCGCAGCAGGTGATGGTCGTGCGCCGCATGGTCGCGGATCTCGGCATCCCGACCCGCATCGTCGCGTGCCCGACCGTGCGCGACCGCGACGGGCTCGCGCTCTCGAGCCGCAACGTGCGCCTGAGCGCCGAGGAGCGCTCGCGGGCGACCGCGATCCCGCGCGCACTCGAAGCGGTCGAGGCGGCCCTCGCGCTGGGGGAGACCTCCGTCGAGGCGCTGCACGCGCGCGCCGCGGCGGTGCTCACCGCTGCGGGCATCCCGCCCGAGTACGTGGCGTTCGTCGACGAGCGCACCGTTCGCCCCGTGAGCGAGATCGCCGATCCGGTGCTCTGCGCGATCGCGGCGCGGGTCGGATCGGTGCGCCTGATCGACAACGCGCTGCTGACCCTGCCCGACCCGACCGAGGAGCACTGA
- a CDS encoding META domain-containing protein yields the protein MKRRMRWAAGIAAVVGGAALLVGCASLSADGSGTDGETGDAEMIEQADVVGTWFSDEQGKPTLTFDESGKVSGTDGCNGIGSTYTIEGDRVRIENFVSTMMACPGVDDWLRGVSEVQLSGDELQVFNDSGDEIGTLQRQV from the coding sequence ATGAAGCGACGCATGAGGTGGGCGGCGGGAATCGCCGCGGTGGTCGGCGGCGCTGCCCTGCTGGTGGGGTGCGCTTCGCTGAGCGCCGACGGATCGGGTACCGACGGAGAGACGGGGGATGCGGAGATGATCGAGCAGGCCGATGTGGTGGGCACCTGGTTCTCGGATGAGCAGGGGAAGCCGACGCTCACGTTCGACGAATCGGGCAAGGTGTCGGGCACCGACGGGTGCAATGGCATCGGGTCGACGTACACGATCGAGGGCGATCGCGTGCGCATCGAGAATTTCGTCTCGACGATGATGGCGTGCCCCGGCGTCGACGACTGGCTGCGCGGCGTGAGCGAGGTGCAGCTCTCGGGGGATGAGCTGCAGGTGTTCAACGACTCGGGCGACGAGATCGGCACGCTGCAGCGCCAGGTTTAG
- a CDS encoding N-formylglutamate amidohydrolase — MSAHDLDLIPAGTVFAPSEVIHYADRDMRDLAEAISDADVLVTVPHAEAAIPEELAGFLAPGLTRRLQRDFSDATAARVMRRWAQIDPRVVAVVNPHPRLVRDPNRARPDDLRDQLRQAFDRVRAAEGAGAADLDGVDAIRPVSYSNIAMLDAPATPERLDELVGALTSVASQGLDVYEAMREELTELFITKGLAHGGAFTRLSFHDTMHLGMRPDGSLEPEAPAGGPPRVVTLSNGGDAEGEQRTADQPVTMPPADLRMLADAHRAEFELVDHDAVALNRPYRGEHEIFAAAARFRGIAGDAEAAGFSPAAAQVEFSRAYLLGPHAIGALRDPGTDWVDEDPERIDFFAYACKRAWDAFRDRD, encoded by the coding sequence ATGAGCGCGCATGATCTCGACCTGATCCCCGCCGGAACGGTCTTCGCCCCGTCCGAGGTCATCCACTACGCCGACCGCGACATGCGCGATCTCGCCGAGGCGATCTCGGACGCCGACGTGCTCGTGACCGTTCCGCACGCGGAGGCGGCGATCCCCGAGGAGCTCGCGGGGTTCCTCGCCCCGGGTCTCACCCGCCGTCTGCAGCGGGACTTCTCCGATGCCACCGCGGCACGGGTCATGCGCCGGTGGGCGCAGATCGATCCGCGCGTCGTCGCGGTCGTGAACCCGCATCCGCGCCTCGTGCGCGACCCCAACCGAGCGCGCCCCGACGACCTGCGCGACCAGCTGCGGCAGGCCTTCGATCGCGTGCGCGCCGCCGAGGGCGCCGGAGCCGCCGACCTCGACGGCGTCGACGCGATCCGGCCCGTCTCGTACTCGAACATCGCGATGCTCGACGCGCCCGCGACGCCCGAGCGGCTCGACGAGCTGGTCGGCGCGCTGACGTCGGTCGCCTCGCAGGGGCTCGACGTGTACGAGGCTATGCGCGAGGAGCTCACCGAGCTCTTCATCACGAAGGGGCTCGCGCACGGCGGCGCCTTCACGCGGCTCTCGTTCCACGACACCATGCACCTCGGAATGCGCCCCGACGGCTCCCTCGAACCCGAGGCGCCGGCGGGCGGCCCGCCCCGCGTCGTCACGCTCTCGAACGGCGGCGACGCGGAGGGCGAGCAGCGCACCGCCGACCAGCCGGTGACGATGCCCCCCGCCGATCTGCGCATGCTCGCAGACGCCCACCGTGCGGAATTCGAGCTCGTCGATCACGACGCCGTCGCGCTCAACCGGCCCTACCGCGGCGAGCACGAGATCTTCGCCGCCGCCGCACGATTCCGCGGCATCGCCGGTGACGCCGAGGCCGCGGGCTTCTCACCGGCGGCAGCGCAGGTCGAGTTCTCGCGCGCCTACCTCCTCGGGCCGCACGCGATCGGCGCGCTGCGCGATCCCGGGACCGACTGGGTCGACGAGGATCCGGAGCGCATCGACTTCTTCGCGTACGCCTGCAAGCGCGCGTGGGATGCGTTCCGGGATCGCGACTAA
- a CDS encoding RimK family alpha-L-glutamate ligase, giving the protein MKLAILSRAPQAYSTQRLQSAALERGHTVRVLNTLRFAIDLAGEAPDLLYRGKQLSDYDAVLPRIGSSISYFGTAVVRQFEQMDVYTPNTSNGIANARDKLRANQILSRHNIEMPATAFVRNRADVRPAIESVGGAPVVIKLLEGTQGIGVILAPQVKVAEAIIETLHSTRQNVLIQRFVSESRGRDVRALVIGDRVVAAMRRTAGGDEFRSNVHRGGTVEPVELDADYEQTAVRAAQIMGLRVAGVDMLEGEEGPLVMEVNSSPGLQGIESATGLDIAGAIIDFIANQVNFPEIDLRQRLSVSTAYGVAELTMHGSEYVGKTLGELGLWERDVTVLTLHRGVQVIPNPRKSLVLEAEDRLLCFGKLEEMRSMLPERRRRRARVRKLSKAARELADG; this is encoded by the coding sequence ATGAAACTCGCGATTCTTTCGCGCGCCCCGCAGGCGTACTCCACCCAGCGCCTGCAGTCCGCCGCTCTCGAGCGCGGGCACACCGTGCGCGTGCTCAACACCCTGCGCTTTGCGATCGACCTCGCGGGCGAGGCCCCCGACCTGCTGTACCGCGGCAAGCAGCTCAGCGACTACGACGCCGTGCTGCCGCGCATCGGCAGCTCGATCAGCTACTTCGGCACGGCGGTGGTGCGCCAGTTCGAGCAGATGGACGTGTACACGCCGAACACGTCGAACGGCATCGCGAACGCCCGCGACAAGCTGCGCGCGAACCAGATCCTGTCGCGCCACAACATCGAGATGCCGGCTACGGCGTTCGTGCGCAACCGCGCCGACGTGCGCCCGGCGATCGAGAGCGTCGGGGGCGCCCCGGTCGTGATCAAGCTGCTCGAGGGCACGCAGGGCATCGGCGTGATCCTCGCGCCGCAGGTGAAGGTCGCCGAGGCCATCATCGAGACCCTGCACTCCACCCGGCAGAACGTGCTCATCCAGCGGTTCGTGTCGGAGAGCCGAGGTCGCGACGTGCGCGCCCTCGTCATCGGCGACCGCGTGGTGGCCGCGATGCGCCGCACGGCCGGCGGAGACGAGTTCCGCTCGAACGTGCACCGCGGTGGAACGGTCGAGCCGGTGGAGCTCGACGCCGACTACGAGCAGACCGCCGTGCGGGCCGCCCAGATCATGGGGCTGCGCGTGGCGGGCGTCGACATGCTCGAGGGCGAGGAGGGCCCGCTGGTGATGGAGGTCAACTCCTCGCCGGGCCTGCAGGGCATCGAGAGCGCGACGGGCCTCGACATCGCCGGGGCGATCATCGACTTCATCGCGAACCAGGTCAACTTCCCCGAGATCGATCTGCGGCAGCGGCTGAGCGTCTCGACGGCCTACGGGGTCGCCGAGCTCACCATGCACGGATCGGAATACGTCGGCAAGACGCTCGGCGAGCTCGGCCTCTGGGAGCGCGATGTGACGGTGCTGACGCTGCACCGCGGCGTGCAGGTGATCCCGAACCCGCGCAAGAGCCTCGTGCTCGAGGCCGAGGATCGGCTGCTGTGCTTCGGCAAGCTCGAGGAGATGCGTTCGATGCTCCCCGAGCGTCGGCGGCGCCGGGCGCGCGTGCGCAAGCTCTCGAAGGCGGCGCGCGAGCTCGCCGACGGCTGA
- a CDS encoding DUF2520 domain-containing protein, which yields MQIVGAGRMGRAIDRALRDAGADVLPIGGRGADGAGADLVLLAVPDAAIPDAAARVAPGPIVGHLSGITSLGAVGARESCSLHPLLSAADDAARFDGAWAAVDGSTAAALDAATGVAARLGMRTFRVRDEDRAAYHASASIAANFLVVLEATAERIAATAGVPREALAPLARGALANWERLGPTAALTGPVVRGDLATIELQREALVERDAASAALYDAMVEASRALIGSRGATAEGVG from the coding sequence ATGCAGATCGTCGGAGCCGGCCGCATGGGCCGGGCCATCGATCGCGCGCTGCGGGATGCGGGGGCAGACGTGCTGCCGATCGGCGGCCGGGGCGCCGACGGGGCGGGGGCCGACCTCGTGCTCCTCGCAGTGCCCGACGCGGCCATCCCCGACGCGGCCGCGCGCGTCGCACCCGGGCCGATCGTGGGGCACCTCTCGGGGATCACGTCGCTCGGGGCGGTGGGCGCGCGCGAGTCGTGCAGCCTGCACCCGCTGCTCTCCGCCGCTGACGACGCCGCCCGCTTCGACGGCGCCTGGGCGGCGGTCGACGGTTCGACCGCGGCGGCGCTGGATGCGGCGACCGGCGTCGCGGCGCGCCTCGGCATGCGCACCTTCCGCGTTCGCGACGAGGATCGCGCGGCCTACCACGCGTCGGCGTCGATCGCCGCGAACTTCCTCGTCGTGCTCGAGGCGACGGCCGAGCGGATCGCGGCGACGGCGGGCGTGCCGCGCGAGGCCCTGGCCCCGCTCGCGCGCGGAGCGCTCGCGAACTGGGAGCGGCTCGGGCCGACCGCCGCGCTGACCGGCCCCGTCGTGCGCGGCGATCTCGCGACGATCGAGCTGCAGCGCGAGGCGCTCGTCGAGCGCGATGCGGCGAGCGCGGCATTGTACGATGCGATGGTGGAGGCGAGCCGAGCGCTGATCGGATCGCGCGGCGCGACGGCCGAGGGGGTCGGATGA
- a CDS encoding O-acetylhomoserine aminocarboxypropyltransferase/cysteine synthase family protein: protein MSDSTPAPRRPAAAPPITDWDGFAFDTRQVHAGEYPDLNTGLRVPPIAMSAGYVFDDFDDQVDRFAGRSVDPIYSRQGNPTNSVAEERLASLEGGTGAVAVSSGQAAISSALFALAQQGDHIVSTASIYGGTRILFGRSFKRFGISFDYVWDADDDAEWDRAIRPNTKAIYTETIPNPRNDVTDLRRIAAVAARHRLPLVVDNTVGTPALIRPFEHGADIVVHSTTKFLTGHGAAVGGAVVDGGSFDWDAAERAGRAYPLITASPRPGLGSMLDRFGAGAYARTVREAVVNDIGPSLSPFNGFLLHQGMETLSLRMERHVDTSLAIAAWLEQQPEVESVDYAGLPSNELHDIAVRDYAGRTGSVFGVTVRGGVEGARACVDGLRVFSRMTGIGDTRSMVIHPLTSTHATFPDEINDRLGITPGLLRLSIGLEAVGDLQRDLRAGLDRVAALAEPAGSLAR from the coding sequence ATGAGCGATTCGACCCCCGCACCCCGCCGCCCCGCAGCGGCGCCGCCGATCACGGACTGGGACGGCTTCGCGTTCGACACCCGGCAGGTGCACGCGGGCGAGTACCCCGACCTCAACACGGGCCTTCGCGTGCCGCCGATCGCGATGTCGGCGGGCTACGTGTTCGACGACTTCGACGACCAGGTCGATCGCTTCGCCGGCCGCTCGGTCGATCCCATCTACTCGCGCCAGGGCAACCCGACGAACTCCGTCGCCGAGGAGCGGCTCGCGTCGCTCGAGGGCGGAACGGGTGCGGTGGCGGTGTCGAGCGGGCAGGCGGCCATCTCGTCGGCGCTCTTCGCGCTCGCGCAGCAGGGCGACCACATCGTCTCGACGGCGTCCATCTACGGCGGCACCCGCATCCTCTTCGGGCGCAGCTTCAAGCGGTTCGGCATCTCCTTCGACTACGTGTGGGATGCGGACGACGACGCCGAGTGGGATCGCGCCATCCGGCCGAACACGAAGGCGATCTACACGGAGACGATCCCGAACCCGCGCAACGACGTCACCGATCTGCGCCGCATCGCCGCGGTCGCCGCCCGCCACCGTCTTCCGCTCGTCGTCGACAACACGGTCGGCACCCCCGCGCTCATCCGCCCCTTCGAGCACGGCGCCGACATCGTGGTGCACTCGACCACCAAGTTCCTCACCGGCCACGGCGCGGCCGTCGGGGGTGCGGTCGTCGACGGGGGCTCGTTCGACTGGGATGCGGCGGAGCGCGCCGGGCGCGCCTATCCACTCATCACGGCGTCGCCGCGACCCGGCCTGGGCTCGATGCTCGACCGGTTCGGTGCGGGCGCGTACGCGCGCACCGTGCGCGAAGCGGTGGTGAACGACATCGGCCCGTCGCTGTCGCCGTTCAACGGATTCCTGCTGCACCAGGGCATGGAGACGCTGTCGCTGCGCATGGAGCGCCACGTCGACACGTCGCTGGCGATCGCCGCCTGGCTCGAGCAGCAGCCCGAGGTGGAGTCGGTCGACTACGCAGGGCTCCCGTCGAACGAGCTGCACGACATCGCCGTGCGCGACTACGCGGGCCGCACGGGCTCCGTGTTCGGCGTCACGGTGCGCGGCGGCGTCGAGGGCGCCCGCGCCTGCGTCGACGGCCTGCGCGTGTTCTCGCGCATGACGGGCATCGGCGACACCCGCTCCATGGTGATCCACCCGCTGACGTCGACGCACGCGACCTTCCCCGACGAGATCAACGACCGACTCGGCATCACGCCGGGGCTGCTGCGCCTCTCCATCGGCCTGGAGGCGGTCGGCGATCTGCAGCGCGACCTGCGGGCGGGTCTGGATCGCGTCGCTGCGCTCGCCGAGCCCGCGGGCTCGCTCGCGCGCTGA
- a CDS encoding MalY/PatB family protein: MSDADCAPSPTALTARALAHDPSTAQHPDAAQHPDAAQHPGTAPQAEATADPSGVPFTELDPRVLRKQRTSIKWSRFAEDVLPLFVAEMDFTVAPEIRRALIERVDASDIGYVDGPGELAAAFAGFAADRWGWRVPHDRVHVATDVATAVVEALRVGRPRGGRLALATPTYPGFFEMLEEVPFEVVEIPLASEPEPEAGARLDLAAIEREFASEPGIDAFVLCNPHNPHGLVHSPDDLAELARLAAAHDVFVVSDEIHAPLTFSGVAFTPFAPLAAAAGALSVSALSASKGWNLAGAKCAVLVAADGRADELLRGLPPETVTRVSILGLHANTAAFTGARGWLDRAVAQIEANVELLADLVARRLPGVRVVRPRAGYLVWLDFREAGLGSDPYLRILHDARVALNDGSAFGAGGAGHVRINGACAPQTLREAVDRIASILPAAERPAAPAPAPAPPAAPAPTPVPDPEASR; this comes from the coding sequence ATGAGCGACGCAGACTGTGCACCGAGCCCGACAGCGCTCACTGCTCGCGCGCTCGCGCACGATCCCAGCACCGCCCAGCACCCCGACGCCGCCCAGCACCCCGACGCCGCCCAGCACCCCGGCACTGCACCGCAGGCCGAAGCGACCGCCGACCCGTCGGGCGTTCCGTTCACCGAGCTCGATCCGCGGGTGCTGCGCAAGCAGCGCACGAGCATCAAGTGGTCGCGCTTCGCGGAGGACGTGCTCCCGCTCTTCGTCGCCGAGATGGACTTCACGGTCGCGCCCGAGATCCGGCGCGCGCTGATCGAGCGCGTCGACGCGTCCGACATCGGGTACGTCGACGGCCCGGGCGAGCTCGCGGCCGCCTTCGCGGGCTTCGCGGCGGATCGCTGGGGCTGGCGCGTGCCGCACGACCGGGTGCACGTCGCCACCGATGTCGCGACGGCCGTGGTGGAGGCCCTCCGCGTGGGTCGGCCGCGCGGGGGCCGGCTCGCCCTCGCCACCCCCACGTATCCCGGGTTCTTCGAGATGCTCGAGGAGGTGCCGTTCGAGGTCGTCGAGATCCCGCTCGCCTCCGAGCCGGAGCCGGAGGCGGGGGCGCGGCTCGACCTCGCGGCGATCGAGCGGGAGTTCGCGAGCGAGCCGGGAATCGATGCGTTCGTGCTCTGCAACCCGCACAACCCGCACGGCCTCGTGCACTCCCCCGACGATCTCGCCGAGCTCGCCCGGCTCGCCGCCGCCCACGACGTCTTCGTGGTCTCCGACGAGATCCACGCGCCGCTCACCTTCTCGGGCGTCGCCTTCACGCCGTTCGCCCCGCTGGCGGCCGCGGCGGGCGCGCTCTCCGTGTCGGCGCTCTCCGCGAGCAAAGGGTGGAATCTGGCGGGTGCGAAGTGCGCGGTGCTCGTCGCCGCCGATGGGCGTGCCGACGAGCTGCTCCGCGGGCTTCCGCCCGAGACCGTCACCCGCGTGAGCATCCTCGGCCTGCACGCGAACACGGCGGCGTTCACGGGCGCCCGCGGGTGGCTCGACCGCGCGGTCGCTCAGATCGAGGCGAACGTCGAGCTGCTGGCCGACCTCGTCGCGCGCCGTCTCCCGGGCGTGCGAGTCGTGCGCCCCCGGGCCGGGTACCTCGTCTGGCTCGACTTCCGCGAGGCGGGGCTCGGGTCCGATCCGTACCTGCGCATCCTGCACGACGCCCGGGTCGCGCTCAACGACGGCTCCGCGTTCGGCGCCGGCGGTGCCGGCCACGTGCGCATCAACGGGGCCTGCGCGCCGCAGACCCTGCGCGAGGCGGTGGATCGCATCGCGTCGATCCTGCCCGCCGCCGAACGCCCTGCAGCACCGGCACCGGCACCGGCACCGCCCGCCGCGCCCGCCCCCACGCCCGTTCCCGACCCGGAGGCCTCCCGATGA
- a CDS encoding S1 family peptidase: MTQRRPIALGAAAVLGLGSLFVATPAMAEDGTGAQLDTTASAMVAYDVINDKVAGDPAIGVGTTTDNERVVFVKDDEKIGEGVLDSISDNVDKVVVVGEITSDARTDVVAGAGYYGEVAGQEEGTVGSCSVGFTGFDAQGDPALITAGHCSSDGAVTQVELSDPSNDVTSPNTVQPDGNGIAGAFGFSQFGGPGHTPGAENDPTSTDIAVIDITNDALNLKPEVTDWTTALEDDLSLSATPIKSVGLPQSGTVSKSGATTGLTSGSTKLNLPVRYTDGTSGVEEMEILDGYMQVSDRWVHGFIGGALTSPGDSGGAVFQGETAVGVVSGGPKTPPPVGDDYAWYTLLQPALGLTDGYTVALDIDEPVVKTDLSQGVAGGSDIVVTVPSNAAELAISQGNAGDTIPVEGTEVSFPAPNEPGQYTRTLTALNGFSASEPVEINFEVVLAAPVVNDITSEESAVTLTGSGVPGAEVAITLTPAAEGAEPVSLTATVNEDGTWSVPTELDYGTYAVSATQTFEGQTSAAGTGTVSVVPAAPAITSVKPGATFEAADAPSSISGTGIEGATVVVKLNGEEVGTATAGGAASESGVAADAAVVGADGTWTLDLGAQLGAGAYTVEATQAINGATSSPASLVFNVAAAPVAPVDPVDPGNPGNPADPANPANPAAPGQGGAGGAELVNTGTGFSMLPFGLAALGMLVLGGGAIVFTQRRLQASAAE; encoded by the coding sequence GTGACACAACGTCGCCCAATCGCGCTCGGCGCGGCCGCGGTGCTCGGTCTCGGCAGTCTCTTCGTCGCCACGCCGGCGATGGCAGAAGACGGCACCGGTGCACAGCTCGACACCACTGCATCGGCAATGGTCGCTTACGACGTGATCAACGACAAGGTCGCCGGTGATCCGGCGATCGGTGTCGGCACCACGACCGACAACGAGCGCGTCGTATTCGTCAAGGACGACGAGAAGATCGGCGAGGGCGTGCTCGACAGCATCTCCGACAACGTCGACAAGGTCGTCGTCGTCGGCGAGATCACGAGCGATGCCCGCACCGACGTCGTCGCCGGCGCCGGGTACTACGGAGAGGTCGCAGGCCAGGAGGAGGGAACCGTCGGCAGCTGCTCCGTCGGCTTCACCGGCTTCGACGCGCAGGGCGATCCCGCCCTCATCACCGCCGGGCACTGCTCGAGCGACGGCGCCGTGACCCAGGTCGAGCTCTCCGACCCCTCGAACGACGTCACGAGCCCCAACACCGTGCAGCCCGACGGAAACGGCATCGCCGGCGCCTTCGGCTTCAGCCAGTTCGGCGGCCCGGGCCACACCCCCGGCGCGGAGAACGACCCCACCTCCACCGACATCGCCGTGATCGACATCACCAACGATGCGCTGAACCTGAAGCCCGAGGTCACCGACTGGACGACGGCTCTCGAGGACGACCTGTCGCTGAGCGCCACGCCGATCAAGTCGGTGGGGCTGCCCCAGTCGGGCACCGTCTCGAAGTCGGGCGCCACCACCGGCCTGACCAGCGGCTCCACGAAGCTCAACCTGCCGGTGCGCTACACCGACGGAACCTCGGGTGTCGAGGAGATGGAGATCCTCGACGGCTACATGCAGGTCTCCGACCGCTGGGTGCACGGCTTCATCGGCGGCGCACTCACCAGCCCCGGCGACTCGGGCGGCGCCGTCTTCCAGGGCGAGACCGCAGTCGGCGTCGTCAGCGGCGGCCCCAAGACGCCCCCGCCCGTCGGCGATGACTACGCCTGGTACACCCTGCTGCAGCCGGCCCTCGGCCTCACCGACGGCTACACCGTCGCGCTCGACATCGACGAGCCCGTCGTGAAGACCGACCTCTCGCAGGGCGTCGCCGGCGGAAGCGACATCGTCGTCACCGTTCCGAGCAACGCCGCCGAGCTCGCCATCAGCCAGGGCAACGCGGGCGACACCATCCCCGTCGAGGGCACCGAGGTCTCCTTCCCCGCACCGAACGAGCCGGGACAGTACACCCGCACGCTCACCGCGCTCAACGGCTTCAGCGCCTCCGAGCCCGTCGAGATCAACTTCGAGGTCGTGCTCGCCGCGCCCGTCGTGAACGACATCACTTCCGAGGAGTCGGCCGTCACGCTGACCGGCTCGGGCGTTCCCGGCGCCGAGGTCGCGATCACGCTGACCCCCGCCGCCGAGGGCGCCGAGCCCGTCTCGCTCACCGCCACGGTGAACGAGGACGGCACCTGGTCGGTTCCGACCGAGCTCGACTACGGCACCTACGCCGTCTCCGCCACGCAGACGTTCGAGGGTCAGACCTCGGCCGCCGGCACCGGCACCGTCTCCGTGGTTCCCGCGGCCCCCGCGATCACCTCGGTGAAGCCCGGCGCGACCTTTGAGGCCGCTGACGCTCCCTCCTCGATCTCGGGCACCGGCATCGAGGGCGCCACGGTCGTCGTGAAGCTCAACGGCGAAGAGGTCGGCACCGCGACCGCCGGTGGCGCAGCATCCGAGTCGGGCGTGGCGGCTGACGCCGCGGTCGTCGGCGCGGACGGCACCTGGACGCTCGACCTGGGCGCACAGCTCGGCGCGGGCGCCTACACTGTCGAGGCCACGCAGGCCATCAACGGTGCGACCTCGAGCCCGGCGAGCCTCGTGTTCAACGTCGCGGCTGCACCGGTCGCCCCGGTCGACCCGGTGGATCCGGGCAACCCCGGCAACCCGGCCGATCCCGCCAACCCGGCCAACCCGGCCGCACCCGGCCAGGGCGGCGCCGGCGGAGCCGAGCTCGTCAACACCGGTACCGGCTTCTCGATGCTGCCCTTCGGGCTCGCAGCACTCGGCATGCTGGTGCTCGGTGGCGGCGCGATCGTCTTCACCCAGCGTCGTCTGCAGGCCAGCGCTGCGGAGTAA